One part of the Chryseobacterium sp. 7 genome encodes these proteins:
- a CDS encoding SpvB/TcaC N-terminal domain-containing protein → MKKYNKKQIQLFSSLILSFISVFCFSQTPSPKFHDTKGNIEVTGAGQLQYTLPIDLPPGVKNMSPGISLVYVSGGGNGLAGYGWNVTGLSSISRVGKNLEKDGITKGVQLDYSDYYSFNGQRLILKSGEYGKDGAEYVTEKYSNIKIKSVGSISGQSWQGPEYWEVTSPDGSISWYGATAPGSSQARTPIDYHVVKTKDTDGNYITYSYTLADNVSVITKISWGGNEAQGTQPVNTIDFNFIARPRSEAAYIRGVEHKQTKLLESVVVSTGGQQYKKYVISYKKDVQGTSYRYVDKITISNGQNEEANPVIFTYEKSGEPDSLPSTISTALKPKKDYDVVGDFDGDGNLDVLRYHSQASARIPQPGIYLYKNFYSVTYTTENPIFINSTLQGLKDFIAFNSKSANLIHNKQGIVGFKTITNTATSTKDLQFSFYSFSGNSLVLDFTKTIPGADYDYTTGTQYNGVVTTVTGINAVDFNGDGLSELVVMLNDRECYPEVISPESRPPSTCTTSKRYYVVDPDESISGNGWYYPLELYPNYDQIDKDVFTIYKGGDFDGDGVFDFLKLSQDLKPVLITFKKNSQGQYESFIAPFNPANNETLQGIWAKGVVGDLNGDGLSDLMIPESNTSEYWHKYISKGNGFTYEKVLFKAPTERELVQHGAYFNIHNPRTFAAYDINNDGKAEIIAVKSIRNYSLASVQDNNNAAKYVTGIDIMTAIYSETGGYATTENQFSHGVYLYNLDTYTLYLDNNGVNAEVGVNSRDLIGLPVDQWTGAMLRKVALGSAVGYGSDLGDQQRLISHEYYDIAKAGRIKSISQGGITTDITYKQLDKSINPGLYDNVSQLSYPYVEINQSTGMYVVSQLSQSTTTDKKLKQDFRYRGLTSNILGRGLTGFRKMARSSWYADGFENTKIWTGVETDPLNDGVPVKEWSIRTDNETNIFPADVSENNTQLLSLKSTIYQTIKHLNGQQVTSIPDADKAKVVTAILPARTRVKDFLTGTVSENNISYGQYYLPQQVVSKVNDTYGVTTSVFEYEHNPSGNGSGYYIGRLKSKTETQKAYGDTKSGKQEYTYENNRIKTLKKWNRDNTGYLLETYTYDGFGNITGKTLSNSIDSQVRTTSSQYDPTGRFVIKRTDHMGLSTQITYTAIGQVLTQTDPLGNTVKSSYDNWGKLLLTENNLLGKTVYTYDRDANDNVTVTTIEADGNISKTLTNKLGQVYKVTTKAFAQGQYVSKETQYDVLGRKTKESEPYFEGQSASKWNIISYDNSVYPAKVTATAFTGKQTETSVSAFTTTVKETATADYGRTTTKTADALGNTITSTDKGGTITFSYNAAGEQVKAQYAENTVSTVYDSWGRKSEFNDPSNGLYKYEYDGLGQAKKTISPKGTKEFTYNNLGQLVSQKELSTSDGGVATNKLITFTYDSKGLLIKKSGTANGIPYSTEYEYDPYGRVVSAIENSNGKTYANKGITYDDKGREISYVKQLSSSGMVTEAHIENIYNDWNGELYQIKDQQNDKVLWQLQETNAKGQVLESRLGAVNITNSYNTASGMLTEIKHISPAQTVLNIQYGFDAIRNELKSRKTLGDFNIIESFTYDDNNRLIEWTNPVTSQLSKNTYDEKGRIRQNDQVGEIKFDNSAKIYQPTAMTLNNNGTQNYNGDLIQTVVYNENNDPVQINGEKAHIRFGYGLGSMRQRVDIEKPLVIGGGGSDSSISLMSALPEGPVWQSKISKFYNEDGSFEVVYDHTTGQQKHIIYIGGNPYESNIVYLKNFEQSSGSYIFLHKDYLGSILAITDQDGNRLEQRHYDAWGILPT, encoded by the coding sequence ATGAAAAAGTACAATAAAAAACAAATACAGCTGTTTTCATCACTCATATTATCTTTTATATCCGTATTCTGTTTTTCTCAGACCCCATCCCCAAAATTTCATGACACCAAAGGAAATATAGAGGTTACAGGAGCTGGGCAGCTTCAGTATACCCTTCCTATAGATCTTCCTCCGGGTGTTAAAAATATGTCTCCCGGCATTAGTCTTGTCTATGTAAGTGGTGGTGGAAACGGGCTGGCAGGCTATGGATGGAACGTCACTGGTCTTAGTTCCATATCAAGGGTTGGAAAGAATCTTGAAAAAGACGGTATTACCAAAGGAGTACAGCTTGATTATTCAGATTACTACAGTTTTAACGGACAAAGGTTAATTTTAAAATCCGGGGAATATGGCAAAGATGGAGCAGAATATGTCACAGAGAAATATTCCAATATCAAAATTAAATCTGTAGGAAGCATTTCTGGACAAAGCTGGCAGGGACCTGAATATTGGGAAGTGACTTCGCCAGACGGTTCTATATCATGGTACGGGGCAACTGCTCCCGGAAGCAGCCAGGCCAGAACACCTATAGACTATCATGTTGTAAAAACAAAGGATACTGACGGAAATTATATTACCTACAGCTATACTCTGGCTGATAATGTTTCGGTGATCACAAAGATAAGTTGGGGCGGTAATGAAGCTCAGGGCACACAGCCTGTTAATACTATAGATTTTAACTTTATAGCAAGACCCAGAAGTGAAGCAGCCTACATTAGGGGAGTTGAGCATAAGCAGACAAAGCTCCTGGAATCTGTAGTCGTTTCTACAGGTGGGCAGCAGTACAAAAAATACGTTATTTCTTATAAAAAAGATGTTCAGGGCACTTCATACAGATACGTGGATAAAATAACTATTTCAAACGGTCAAAATGAAGAAGCCAACCCGGTTATTTTCACGTATGAAAAGTCAGGAGAACCAGATTCTTTGCCCTCTACGATAAGTACAGCCTTAAAACCTAAAAAGGATTATGATGTAGTGGGAGATTTTGACGGTGATGGCAATCTTGACGTGTTAAGATATCATTCTCAGGCTTCAGCCAGGATTCCACAGCCAGGAATATATCTTTACAAAAATTTTTATTCCGTTACCTATACTACGGAGAATCCCATATTTATTAACAGTACCCTGCAGGGATTGAAAGATTTCATTGCATTTAATTCTAAAAGTGCTAATCTTATTCATAACAAACAGGGAATTGTAGGATTTAAAACGATTACCAATACTGCTACTTCCACAAAAGATTTACAGTTTTCTTTTTACAGCTTTTCAGGAAATAGCCTGGTGCTGGATTTTACCAAAACCATTCCGGGAGCTGATTATGATTATACAACGGGAACCCAGTACAATGGCGTTGTAACGACTGTTACAGGAATCAACGCCGTTGATTTCAACGGGGATGGTCTGAGTGAACTTGTGGTAATGCTTAATGACAGGGAGTGCTATCCTGAAGTGATAAGTCCTGAGTCAAGACCTCCATCGACTTGCACCACTTCAAAGCGGTATTATGTAGTAGATCCTGATGAATCTATTTCTGGTAACGGATGGTACTATCCCCTGGAGCTTTATCCTAATTATGATCAGATCGATAAAGATGTCTTTACCATTTACAAAGGAGGAGATTTTGACGGAGACGGCGTATTTGACTTTCTGAAACTAAGCCAGGACTTAAAACCTGTACTGATTACTTTTAAAAAGAATTCCCAGGGACAGTATGAATCTTTTATCGCTCCGTTTAATCCAGCAAACAATGAAACCTTACAGGGCATTTGGGCTAAAGGAGTTGTGGGAGACCTTAATGGGGACGGTCTGAGTGATCTGATGATACCCGAAAGTAATACTTCCGAATATTGGCATAAATATATTTCAAAAGGAAATGGTTTTACTTATGAAAAGGTGCTCTTTAAAGCCCCTACAGAAAGAGAGCTTGTTCAGCACGGGGCCTATTTTAATATCCACAATCCACGGACCTTTGCCGCTTATGATATTAACAATGACGGCAAGGCAGAGATTATTGCTGTTAAATCAATAAGAAATTACAGCTTAGCCTCTGTACAGGATAACAATAATGCAGCTAAGTATGTCACAGGTATTGATATCATGACTGCTATTTATTCTGAAACAGGCGGTTATGCTACTACAGAAAATCAGTTCTCGCATGGGGTTTACCTCTATAATCTTGACACCTATACGCTATATCTTGACAACAATGGCGTTAATGCAGAAGTTGGCGTTAATTCCAGGGACCTGATAGGGTTACCGGTTGACCAGTGGACCGGAGCAATGCTTAGAAAAGTGGCGCTGGGTTCCGCCGTGGGGTATGGCAGTGATCTTGGAGACCAGCAGCGTCTTATATCCCATGAATATTATGACATCGCAAAGGCTGGAAGAATAAAGAGTATATCACAGGGAGGAATCACTACAGATATTACTTATAAACAGCTGGACAAAAGTATCAATCCAGGATTGTATGACAATGTTTCTCAGCTCAGCTACCCTTATGTAGAGATTAACCAGTCTACAGGAATGTATGTAGTTTCCCAACTATCGCAAAGTACTACAACAGATAAAAAGTTAAAGCAGGATTTCAGGTACAGGGGGCTTACCTCTAATATTCTGGGAAGAGGGCTTACGGGCTTTAGAAAAATGGCACGCTCCTCATGGTATGCTGATGGATTTGAAAATACAAAGATTTGGACAGGGGTAGAAACAGATCCGCTCAATGATGGGGTTCCGGTAAAAGAATGGTCCATCAGGACTGATAATGAAACAAATATTTTCCCGGCAGATGTCTCTGAAAACAATACTCAGCTTTTAAGCTTAAAATCTACCATTTACCAGACCATTAAACACCTGAACGGACAGCAGGTTACTTCTATTCCTGATGCCGATAAGGCAAAGGTGGTGACAGCCATTTTACCAGCCAGAACCAGGGTAAAAGATTTCTTAACGGGGACTGTTTCAGAAAATAATATCTCTTACGGGCAGTACTACCTTCCCCAGCAGGTTGTTTCAAAGGTAAATGATACTTACGGGGTTACTACTTCGGTATTTGAGTATGAGCATAATCCTTCCGGCAATGGCAGTGGGTATTATATAGGACGTCTGAAATCTAAAACAGAAACCCAGAAGGCTTACGGGGATACCAAATCCGGAAAACAGGAATATACCTATGAAAATAACCGTATCAAAACGCTGAAAAAGTGGAACAGGGATAATACGGGATACCTTCTTGAAACCTACACCTATGACGGTTTTGGAAACATCACCGGAAAAACACTTTCCAACAGTATTGATTCTCAGGTGCGTACCACCAGCTCACAGTATGATCCTACAGGAAGGTTTGTCATTAAGAGAACAGATCACATGGGACTCTCTACTCAAATCACTTACACCGCAATTGGGCAGGTGCTTACCCAGACAGATCCGCTGGGAAATACCGTTAAGAGCAGCTATGATAACTGGGGAAAACTTCTGCTTACAGAAAACAACCTTTTGGGAAAAACAGTGTATACCTATGACAGGGATGCAAACGATAATGTTACTGTTACCACAATCGAAGCGGACGGAAATATCTCTAAAACACTTACCAACAAGCTGGGACAGGTATACAAGGTAACCACCAAGGCTTTTGCCCAGGGACAATACGTTTCTAAAGAAACCCAGTATGATGTCCTGGGAAGAAAGACAAAAGAGTCTGAACCGTATTTCGAAGGACAAAGCGCCAGTAAATGGAACATCATATCTTATGATAATTCTGTATACCCTGCCAAAGTAACGGCTACAGCATTTACGGGTAAACAGACAGAAACCAGCGTGTCAGCGTTCACAACAACAGTAAAGGAGACTGCTACTGCTGATTACGGAAGAACCACTACCAAAACAGCGGATGCTTTAGGAAACACGATCACTTCCACCGATAAGGGAGGAACCATTACATTTTCTTATAACGCCGCCGGAGAACAGGTAAAAGCACAGTATGCAGAAAATACGGTAAGTACAGTCTATGACAGTTGGGGCAGGAAATCAGAATTTAACGATCCTTCCAATGGATTGTATAAATATGAATATGACGGACTGGGGCAGGCTAAGAAAACCATCAGCCCGAAAGGAACCAAGGAATTTACTTACAATAACCTGGGGCAGCTGGTTTCCCAAAAAGAACTTTCTACGAGTGATGGCGGAGTGGCTACCAATAAGCTCATTACTTTCACTTATGATTCTAAAGGGCTGCTTATCAAAAAATCTGGTACGGCAAACGGGATTCCATACAGTACGGAATATGAGTATGATCCTTATGGAAGAGTTGTTTCTGCTATTGAGAATAGTAATGGGAAAACCTACGCCAATAAAGGAATCACCTATGATGATAAAGGAAGGGAAATTTCCTATGTAAAACAGCTCTCTTCTTCAGGTATGGTTACCGAGGCTCATATAGAGAATATTTACAATGACTGGAACGGAGAGCTTTACCAAATTAAGGACCAGCAAAACGATAAGGTTCTTTGGCAGCTTCAGGAAACGAATGCAAAAGGACAGGTTCTTGAAAGCAGATTGGGTGCTGTCAATATTACCAATTCGTACAATACTGCTTCTGGAATGCTCACTGAAATAAAGCATATTTCACCAGCACAGACTGTACTGAACATACAGTACGGCTTTGATGCCATCAGAAATGAGCTGAAATCCAGAAAAACACTGGGCGATTTTAATATCATTGAATCTTTTACTTATGATGACAATAACAGGCTGATTGAGTGGACTAATCCAGTCACAAGCCAGCTTTCTAAAAATACCTATGATGAGAAAGGAAGGATCAGGCAGAATGACCAGGTAGGTGAGATAAAATTTGATAATTCAGCTAAAATTTATCAGCCTACAGCAATGACCCTTAATAACAATGGAACGCAGAACTATAATGGTGACCTGATCCAGACCGTTGTATATAATGAGAACAATGATCCAGTCCAAATCAATGGGGAAAAAGCCCATATCAGGTTTGGGTATGGTCTTGGGAGTATGAGGCAGCGTGTGGACATTGAAAAACCACTAGTAATTGGCGGAGGAGGATCAGACTCTTCTATTTCATTGATGAGCGCACTACCGGAAGGCCCTGTATGGCAGAGTAAAATATCAAAGTTTTATAATGAAGACGGAAGTTTTGAAGTGGTTTATGATCACACAACAGGACAACAGAAACATATTATATACATCGGAGGTAATCCGTATGAATCTAATATTGTATATTTGAAAAACTTTGAACAGAGCAGCGGTTCTTACATATTTTTGCACAAAGATTATCTAGGCAGCATTCTGGCGATAACTGACCAGGACGGAAACAGACTCGAACAGAGACACTATGACGCATGGGGAATCTTACCCACCTAA
- a CDS encoding T9SS type A sorting domain-containing protein — translation MKNLYLSTSSECTAPGKSVRKTIIQRKILPLLSLLISFWGYSQTEVYFKYDEAGSQKYRGPENDPKLQTSALSKSAPLTTSIVQNPAIDEKTFWKQVRLYPVPVNDFLTIDWTEETDNLIESVSLYQHSTVHWKFQQQNLPELNRQLKINMSGYDWGVYILSFTLKDGRVFSKNITKR, via the coding sequence ATGAAAAATCTTTATTTGAGTACATCTTCTGAATGTACCGCTCCGGGCAAGTCGGTCCGGAAAACCATAATACAAAGGAAAATACTTCCTTTGCTTTCCTTACTGATTAGCTTTTGGGGATATTCCCAAACCGAAGTCTACTTCAAATACGATGAAGCGGGCAGCCAAAAATATCGTGGCCCTGAAAACGATCCTAAATTACAAACGAGTGCACTTTCAAAATCAGCACCACTAACCACTTCAATTGTACAGAATCCGGCCATAGATGAAAAGACCTTCTGGAAACAGGTACGGTTGTACCCGGTTCCGGTAAATGATTTTTTGACTATCGACTGGACTGAGGAAACTGACAATCTGATAGAATCAGTTTCACTCTATCAACATAGTACAGTTCACTGGAAATTTCAGCAGCAGAACTTACCAGAGCTAAACAGACAGCTCAAAATTAATATGTCAGGATATGACTGGGGAGTATACATACTGAGCTTCACTCTGAAAGACGGAAGGGTTTTCAGTAAAAACATCACTAAAAGATAA
- a CDS encoding DNA adenine methylase, producing the protein MKNYTQAPLPFQGQKRKFLKHFKEALKEFSPNATYVDLFGGSGLLSHTVKNFYPDATVIYNDFDNYTLRIENIDNTNTLLADIRAICSKNTNRKDKERLSDELRSKIIERISHEQGFIDWVTISSSLLFSMNYVTNFEHLKKETFYNRLRLSDYYAEGYLEGVNTTKKDYRDLFADYRNNTDVVFLVDPPYLSTDTTTYNRNDYWKLSDYLNVLKTIEDTSYFYFTSNKSQITELCEWMQQHGYCRNPFDGAKTITVGTQLTYNAAYNDIMIYRNNF; encoded by the coding sequence ATGAAAAATTATACTCAGGCTCCTTTGCCTTTTCAGGGACAGAAAAGAAAATTTTTAAAACACTTTAAAGAAGCTTTAAAAGAATTCTCACCCAATGCTACCTATGTAGATTTATTTGGTGGATCGGGACTGCTCAGCCATACTGTGAAAAATTTCTATCCGGATGCAACGGTTATTTATAATGATTTTGATAATTACACATTACGCATTGAGAATATTGATAACACCAATACTTTACTGGCTGATATTCGGGCAATCTGTTCTAAAAATACCAATAGAAAAGACAAAGAAAGACTAAGTGATGAGCTTCGCTCTAAAATTATTGAAAGAATAAGCCATGAGCAAGGTTTTATCGACTGGGTGACCATATCATCATCGTTACTGTTCTCCATGAATTATGTGACAAACTTTGAACACCTGAAAAAAGAAACATTCTATAATAGGCTGCGATTAAGTGATTATTATGCAGAGGGCTATCTTGAAGGGGTAAACACAACTAAAAAAGATTATCGTGATTTATTTGCCGATTATAGAAATAATACAGATGTAGTATTTTTAGTTGATCCTCCCTATCTCTCAACAGATACCACAACATACAACCGTAATGATTATTGGAAATTGTCAGACTATCTCAATGTACTCAAGACTATTGAAGATACATCTTACTTCTATTTTACAAGCAATAAAAGCCAAATTACAGAGCTTTGCGAGTGGATGCAGCAGCATGGATACTGCAGAAACCCTTTTGATGGAGCTAAGACCATAACCGTAGGAACACAGCTGACTTACAATGCTGCCTATAATGATATAATGATCTATAGAAATAATTTTTAA